In Nasonia vitripennis strain AsymCx chromosome 2, Nvit_psr_1.1, whole genome shotgun sequence, a genomic segment contains:
- the LOC100122302 gene encoding mitochondrial import inner membrane translocase subunit Tim13, whose amino-acid sequence MDSLGSSLSGLTGSQKDELMEKVKQEIALANFQELLTKITEKCFKQCISKPGTSLDNSEQKCVAMCMDRYIDAYNAVSKAYSSRIQQERH is encoded by the exons ATGGATTCCTTGGGAAGTAGCTTGTCGGGACTGACAGGGTCCCAAAAAGATGAATTAATGGAGAAAGTTAAGCAAGAGATTGCATTAGCTAATTTTCAAGAGCTGCTCACg AAAATCACAGAAAAGTGCTTCAAACAGTGTATTTCGAAGCCTGGAACTAGCCTTGACAATTCAGAACAA AAATGTGTGGCAATGTGTATGGACCGATACATAGATGCTTACAATGCAGTGTCGAAAGCTTACAGTAGTCGGATACAACAGGAGCGTCATTGA
- the Fgfr1op gene encoding Fgfr1 oncogene partner, whose protein sequence is MIDGNISMEEDTELRDLVVQTLENNGVLAKVRAELRASVFLTLEEQESVLNPEPFLNKSIKQYLANSEGKLLFSLVREFLEYFGLDYTISVFEPETYFGKEYNYVGRKKLSEELGINSSEPLLGEILKNTINGALNNTQKNDSSNIKLSNTSGAAENVGNATFDISVPKMLHKDEQESISIDTSEKLESLSNSNVQVPINVTITDKKQNQYSINNKKPNSLDMSDSNSNESNNKNLQNINDKSITLETATDQSNKVLSETDINVNHSKLISSQPEIQKNPETNKSKKSMMEFQAVKNVKNTKQIDPMNNVGKTVFFDQMIVDGKQEKITEPKNDKTLLGELPPLSSTNNSIFGDLPPLNGKKANINDLKELMDIAQGVSQYDDDFPSSASGSANEQSPSKAIDKSEHHLKVQISELESLQNLQSENESEEIDEEIPSSISGVDNIAEKNSENLSISAAVHSE, encoded by the exons atgatagacGGAAATATATCGATGGAGGAGGACACAGAATTGAGGGACCTGGTCGTACAAACGCTCGAGAATAATGGCGTTCTCGCTAAAGTGCGG GCAGAATTGAGAGCCAGCGTGTTCTTAACTTTAGAAGAACAGGAATCTGTGTTG AATCCAGAaccatttttaaataaatcaatcaaACAGTACCTGGCCAATTCGGAAGGAAAactattattttctttagtgaGAGAGTTCCTAGAGTATTTTGGGCTTGACTACACAATTTCAGTATTTGAACCTGAAACTTATTTTGGTAAAGAGTACAACTATGTAGGTAGAAAAAAACTGTCAGAGGAATTGGGAATTAATTCTAGTGAGCCACTGCTTggagaaattttgaaaaatactatAAATGGTGCCTTAAACAATACCCAAAAG aaTGATTCTAGCAATATCAAATTAAGTAATACAAGTGGAGCTGCAGAAAATGTTGGTAATGCTACTTTTGATATCAGTGTCCCAAAAATGTTGCACAAAGATGAGCAAGAATCAATTTCTATTGATACATCTGAAAAGTTGGAAAGTTTATCTAATTCAAATGTGCAAGTACCTATTAATGTGACAATAACTGATAAGAAACAAAACcaatattcaattaataaCAAGAAACCAAACAGTCTAGATATGTCTGACTCTAATTCTAATGAATCAAATAACAAGAATTTACAAAacataaatgataaaagtatTACTTTAGAAACTGCCACTGATCAAAGCAACAAAGTACTGAGTGAAACAGACATAAATGTTAATCATTCTAAATTAATAAGTTCTCAACCAGAGATACAAAAAAATCCAGAAacgaataaaagtaaaaaaagcaTGATGGAATTTCAAGCagtaaaaaatgtgaaaaatacaaaacaaATTGATCCAATGAATAATGTTGGGAAAACAGTATTTTTCGATCAAATGATTGTTGAtggaaaacaagaaaaaattacagaaCCCAAAAATGACAAAACGTTACTTGGTGAACTCCCACCTCTTTCATCAACAAATAACTCAATATTTGGTGACCTACCACCATTGAACGGCAAAAAAGCTAATATAAATGACCTGAAAGAACTGATGGATATAG cTCAAGGGGTTTCACAGTATGACGATGACTTTCCATCATCTGCCTCAGGTAGTGCTAATGAGCAAAGTCCATCAAAAGCTATAGATAAGTCTGAACATCATTTAAAAGTTCAAATAAGTGAACTTGAATCATTGCAAAATCTACAAAGTGAAAACGAAAGTGAAGAAATAGATGAAGAAATACCAAGTAGTATATCAGGA GTTGATAATATTGctgaaaaaaattctgaaaatttgtCCATTTCTGCTGCAGTTCATTCAGAATAA
- the N6amt2 gene encoding N-6 adenine-specific DNA methyltransferase 2 — MSDSDDDVPQLNPDTLAALNEFYQEREEREKQFQAALEQNENQDATFDEDWQLSQFWYDEETISTLTQGAVQSTEGNAKIALISCPTLYKQLVSIAGERQVKILEFDKRFSIFGPDFIFYDYNTPQDIPKDLYGQFDLVICDPPFLSEECLTKTAITVKLLAKKQIVLCTGAVMSELAERLLNLKKCNFEPHHKNNLANEFWCYSNFDFDKYLT; from the exons ATGAGCGACTCCGATGACGATGTACCGCAATTAAATCCGGATACTTTGGCCGCATTGAATGAATTTTATCAGGAAAGGGAAGAGCGTGAAAAGCAGTTTCAGGCTGCATTGGAGCAGAATGAAAACCAAGATGCTACTTTCGATGAAGATTGG CAACTAAGTCAGTTTTGGTATGATGAAGAGACAATATCAACCCTCACTCAAGGGGCTGTACAGTCTACTGAAGGCAATGCGAAAATTGCCTTGATTTCATGTCCAACGCTATACAAACAATTAGTCAGTATAGCTGGAGAAAGGCAAg tcaaaattttagaatttgaCAAacggttttcaatttttggtCCTGATTTTATCTTCTACGACTACAACACACCACAGGATATTCCAAAAGATCTTTATGGACAATTTGATCTTGTAATCTGTGATCCACCTTTTCTTTCTGAGGAGTGTTTAACAAAAACAGCCATTACGGTAAAACTGCTGGCAAAAAAGCAAATCGTTCTGTGCACag GAGCTGTGATGAGTGAGTTGGCTGAAAGATTGTTGaatctgaaaaaatgtaattttgaaCCTCACCACAAGAACAACTTAGCAAATGAATTTTGGTGttattcaaattttgattttgataagtATTTAACGTAA
- the LOC100122272 gene encoding 60S ribosomal protein L7 isoform X2 — translation MADAKKKETKPKAEASKKLPAVPESVLKRRKRRETAKAARLQTSIKRRADHYKKKKEIFKRAEQYVKEYRIKERDEIRLIRQAKKQGNYYIPGEAKLAFVIRIRGVNQVAPKVRKVLQLFRLKQINNGVFIKLNKATINMLRIIEPYITWGYPNLKSVRELIYKRGFAKINRQRIPITSNAIIERALGRKNIICTEDLIHEIFTVGQKFKHASNFLWPFKLNTPTGGWRKKTNHYVEGGDFGNREDKINELLRRMI, via the exons ATGGCGGACGC TAAGAAAAAGGAAACCAAGCCTAAGGCAGAGGCATCTAAAAAGCTGCCTGCAGTACCGGAGTCGGTACTCAAGAGGAGAAAGCGCCGTGAGACCGCCAAGGCAGCCCGTCTGCAAACTTCCATTAAG AGGCGCGCAGACCActacaagaagaagaaggagatcTTCAAGCGTGCTGAACAGTATGTCAAAGAGTACAGGATAAAGGAGAGAGACGAGATCAGGTTGATCCGGCAAGCTAAGAAGCAAGGAAACTATTACATTCCTGGAGAAGCTAAGCTTGCTTTCGTCATCCGTATTCGGGG TGTGAACCAAGTAGCACCAAAGGTACGCAAGGTCCTTCAGTTGTTCCGTCTGAAGCAGATCAACAATGGAGTCTTCATTAAGTTGAACAAGGCTACTATTAACATGCTCCGTATTATTGAGCCATACATCACCTGGGGATACCCCAACCTCAAGTCAGTTAGAGAACTGATCTACAAACGAGGTTTTGCCAAGATCAACAGGCAGAGAATCCCCATCACAAGCAATGCCATCATTGAGAGGGCTCTTG GACGTAAAAACATCATCTGTACTGAAGATTTGATTCATGAAATCTTCACTGTTGGTCAGAAGTTCAAGCACGCTAGCAACTTCCTGTGGCCATTCAag CTTAACACACCTACTGGTGGATGGCGCAAGAAGACGAATCACTATGTTGAGGGAGGAGATTTCGGTAACCGAGAGGACAAGATCAATGAACTCTTGAGGCGTATGatttaa
- the LOC100122272 gene encoding 60S ribosomal protein L7 isoform X1, which produces MEKSVLPITHCRSADAKKKETKPKAEASKKLPAVPESVLKRRKRRETAKAARLQTSIKRRADHYKKKKEIFKRAEQYVKEYRIKERDEIRLIRQAKKQGNYYIPGEAKLAFVIRIRGVNQVAPKVRKVLQLFRLKQINNGVFIKLNKATINMLRIIEPYITWGYPNLKSVRELIYKRGFAKINRQRIPITSNAIIERALGRKNIICTEDLIHEIFTVGQKFKHASNFLWPFKLNTPTGGWRKKTNHYVEGGDFGNREDKINELLRRMI; this is translated from the exons TAAGAAAAAGGAAACCAAGCCTAAGGCAGAGGCATCTAAAAAGCTGCCTGCAGTACCGGAGTCGGTACTCAAGAGGAGAAAGCGCCGTGAGACCGCCAAGGCAGCCCGTCTGCAAACTTCCATTAAG AGGCGCGCAGACCActacaagaagaagaaggagatcTTCAAGCGTGCTGAACAGTATGTCAAAGAGTACAGGATAAAGGAGAGAGACGAGATCAGGTTGATCCGGCAAGCTAAGAAGCAAGGAAACTATTACATTCCTGGAGAAGCTAAGCTTGCTTTCGTCATCCGTATTCGGGG TGTGAACCAAGTAGCACCAAAGGTACGCAAGGTCCTTCAGTTGTTCCGTCTGAAGCAGATCAACAATGGAGTCTTCATTAAGTTGAACAAGGCTACTATTAACATGCTCCGTATTATTGAGCCATACATCACCTGGGGATACCCCAACCTCAAGTCAGTTAGAGAACTGATCTACAAACGAGGTTTTGCCAAGATCAACAGGCAGAGAATCCCCATCACAAGCAATGCCATCATTGAGAGGGCTCTTG GACGTAAAAACATCATCTGTACTGAAGATTTGATTCATGAAATCTTCACTGTTGGTCAGAAGTTCAAGCACGCTAGCAACTTCCTGTGGCCATTCAag CTTAACACACCTACTGGTGGATGGCGCAAGAAGACGAATCACTATGTTGAGGGAGGAGATTTCGGTAACCGAGAGGACAAGATCAATGAACTCTTGAGGCGTATGatttaa